The Plasmodium gaboni strain SY75 chromosome 9, whole genome shotgun sequence DNA segment AAAACACACACAAACTTTTTATCTTACCACCTTCTATAATTGGTGAATCATCTGGTTTACACACTCCCAACTTTCTTCATTATGCCAATATTGATTTTGACGCcttgaagaaaaaattgaaCTTATAAGAACCTAAAGAAAATTTATACTTTATTATGCAAGGAGCATATCAAAACAACCAAACGGGTgtttcaaaatataaacatatgtatatatatttatatatttatttatttatttttattttttttttttaaattgaAGTAAAAACAGTTTAGTTACAAATATGTACGTTGTTATGAATAGaatatgtaataattaaaaaaaaaaaatacaaaatataagataaaaatattgaaatgataaaaatgagCACACACATAAATCATTAAgtgtaataatatataatatatatattaatacatttGTGTGGTGTTGATTTCCGTTTAATCCCCTTTTCATAAAAAGATTTGCTCAAATTGACGAACTTGGTTACTTATAATTTCTTGTAAACTCTCcttttttgtattttcttcattCAAATAAGAATcgaaaataaatttatcCTCATCACTTAAATTTTGTGTATCATCAAAATTGATAGATGtattcataattttttgattAATTAATCTATTTTCCTTGTTTAAACaattttcttctttatcCTTTTTTTCTGAATTGTTCATAAGtttttcctttttcttACTAGGTACCAATACAGTTTCTCCTTTGTTTGtactatttttatttggTATTTTACTTGtgatattttttgtttgtatgatcttcttttgtttttcttcTCCACCTTTAATTTTGAGAACagtatttttattactttgTAAGGTGGTCACCTCTTGTatgcttttttttttcacagtgttattcattttaattttttttggatTGGTTATAGTAGGAGTAACATTAGaaacattattattacctTTTTGATTCATTTggatatttttttttatatttttttctttatttgtttttgaaacattttctatatccatggaaatattaacacttgtatttttatttgtatgtatattttcatttatatttgcATCAGTTGGTGTATCTTTCATGtgattatttatttgttgatcatcatgattattattatttaatgcatatatatttaattgtttttttttatttaattttgttttcattttttggtttttattatttttttcttcgTTTAATAATTGTTCATTGTGTGaatcataatttttataactcattaatttatcattatatttgtctgatataatttcattttcttcattgTTTATTGTGTCTCTAGAAATAGAATCacaattatttatatgtattaaattatttgcATGGTAATTCTTTGGggaattatttaattttattgtGTCATAAGATAATTGATCATTCTGTATATTAAGAATATCctcattttttatattattaaaagaagatATATATGACATATTGTGTAATTCATTTTTCATAgtgtttttatttttttttatagaatatttttttgatatattagAAATGTCAGTTTGATTATTTGAattgttcatatttaatatgtCTTGATTATTATGGATATTTGATTTTATATGACAATTAcgaaaatttttttcatcacataaattatttatattatcatcatccgaaaaatatttcttcttcatattatcattattattattattatcatcattaatatgattaatgtgattaatatgattatccatttcattatatttgtcatcattttctttaaatagATATTCCATAAGACCATACGCTTTTGTGGTTACTTCCATTTGATCATTCATAATATGttcatcattatattttattttttcaatcTTAGAATTATAACGATTATGATCTGCTTctattaaattaataacTTCATTTGTTTGGGTATTAAAAAATGCGTTCTTTTCACAATTACTATCcttcttcattattatatcgtcattataattattcttaacattttgttttatataataatcaatATTAGCATGCTTCAAATAATTACaactattattattattattattattattatcattattaatattatcccccttaatattatgattatattttttttcattgtCTATTTTGTCTTCTATGTCCAAATGCTTTAATTGCTgcataatattttttatataattaaacGTTTCcaatttatttttcttaaatCTTATAATATGATCATCTTCGTTAGAGTCATCATAATTTGCATCGaaagatattttttttatttgcTCAGAATAATCAGAATCCAATACATATTCATCATGTGATATTAGAGATGAATGAAGTGAGTTATTATTagatgatgatgaaaattCATCTAACATATTTAAATCAATATTTggataatattttttagCTTGGAATTTTTTGACATTCTTTTGAAATAGTTCTGTGTCTAgttttacatttatattttctatatcaatatataaattttcattataatttttcaatGTATCTGTAAATTTATCTAATATGTGATCATCACTATAGGATGTATCATCTGTATCAATGGAGTAATCATGATAATTTCTTGATcgtttatataattcttttatatgtgtacttgtttttttattatttgatgaCACATTCTTATAAGTATgaaataatttcttttttgttaCATAGGAAGAACTATTATTACTATCATAAATATCCAAATTATCATCAAATATATCAATTGTATcattatatgtatgatttgaaatattatcatcacatgatttattaatatttttaaaagaattaacTTTGTTTCTGTAACTATTTAgacttttattattttttggatttgtcatttttttattattataataatttttcacTTTCTTATTTGGACTTCTTACATTGGACTTATTGATATGATTTTGTTCAAGGTGTTcatttaaatgataataattattactATTGTTTGTATGATCACtgtaataatatgtattatcatcacataaaatattattaatagGATCTTTCAAACAGTTTTCCTTCATTTCATTTGTATTTCCAACTTTTTTCAGAGTTTGATATATTTCATCCtgttttaatattttatcttttcttaaaatattattactattattattattactattattactattattattattactattattattattattactattattattattactgttgatgttattttttgttttatttttttttttattattttcttcacTTAAAATAATTAGCTTTCCATTCTTTGATTTATTTGAACAATTCGAATTGATTAATTCTTTGTTATGATCTCCttcctttttttcttgtttcCATTTTGGAGACATGCTAAAATTTTTGTTTCCCACTTTTTGGTTTTCTCTcattttttgtaatttttgttgatattctatttttaccttatctatattttttgattttaaattattttttttttgttcaaGTTCTTCTTTagataatttatatttggCCAAATCATTTTGATTACTATCCCATTCATTCATAtgataaattttttttaagtgtattttattatttttttgaagtatgtcttttctatttttatgagagataaaattttttttttttttttttactaaTAATGGCATTAATGGTctattataatttcttttgaatatttcattatttctttgtataactttttttttaataatttgttcttttttattttttatataattattctgtttcattttatcatttattatatttgcattttcttctttcttttcattatcactcaaataaaaattatttacattaattatttcttcatcattttcattctcatttttatttatagttttattataaaattcaTCAACCAGCGAATCATAACTACTATCATCattcaaattattaattatacTTTCATTATTACATTCGTTCAAATTAACAATTTTATTACACTCAAGGGTATCATCATAATTCTTGACTTCAATCTTTCtcttttcttcttctttcttttttttctcttcaTATCTTTGCATTATCTCGTTAGCAATATCGCTATAATCACTGCCACTCGAAATTTCCATCATCtcaaaaattaaagaagaaaatcacgtagtatacatatacttaaatatatatgtatgtggcaacatatacatattgtcatatattatatatatatatatattatatatatattcttatatataagtcGTCAATTATAAAGTGTAAAAAAATGAGTAGATTTTTTTgtaacaaaaaaaaaaaaaaaaaaaaaaaaaaaaaaaaatatagcTATTTTTTAAGCTAGCCACCATTGCcttaaatttttttttttttttttttttgtaatccttataaataataccttgtatatatcattttatattatatcatttattttatataattcaaaaattataatattgttattaattttatatcttattacactttataattaaatagttttttttttgtttgtgttcaaaatattccatttttttttatattaaatgaaaaaaataaatttaattaatcatatacacata contains these protein-coding regions:
- a CDS encoding hypothetical protein (conserved Plasmodium protein, unknown function); translated protein: MMEISSGSDYSDIANEIMQRYEEKKKKEEEKRKIEVKNYDDTLECNKIVNLNECNNESIINNLNDDSSYDSLVDEFYNKTINKNENENDEEIINVNNFYLSDNEKKEENANIINDKMKQNNYIKNKKEQIIKKKVIQRNNEIFKRNYNRPLMPLLVKKKKKNFISHKNRKDILQKNNKIHLKKIYHMNEWDSNQNDLAKYKLSKEELEQKKNNLKSKNIDKVKIEYQQKLQKMRENQKVGNKNFSMSPKWKQEKKEGDHNKELINSNCSNKSKNGKLIILSEENNKKKNKTKNNINSNNNNSNNNNNSNNNNSNNSNNNNSNNILRKDKILKQDEIYQTLKKVGNTNEMKENCLKDPINNILCDDNTYYYSDHTNNSNNYYHLNEHLEQNHINKSNVRSPNKKVKNYYNNKKMTNPKNNKSLNSYRNKVNSFKNINKSCDDNISNHTYNDTIDIFDDNLDIYDSNNSSSYVTKKKLFHTYKNVSSNNKKTSTHIKELYKRSRNYHDYSIDTDDTSYSDDHILDKFTDTLKNYNENLYIDIENINVKLDTELFQKNVKKFQAKKYYPNIDLNMLDEFSSSSNNNSLHSSLISHDEYVLDSDYSEQIKKISFDANYDDSNEDDHIIRFKKNKLETFNYIKNIMQQLKHLDIEDKIDNEKKYNHNIKGDNINNDNNNNNNNNSCNYLKHANIDYYIKQNVKNNYNDDIIMKKDSNCEKNAFFNTQTNEVINLIEADHNRYNSKIEKIKYNDEHIMNDQMEVTTKAYGLMEYLFKENDDKYNEMDNHINHINHINDDNNNNNDNMKKKYFSDDDNINNLCDEKNFRNCHIKSNIHNNQDILNMNNSNNQTDISNISKKYSIKKNKNTMKNELHNMSYISSFNNIKNEDILNIQNDQLSYDTIKLNNSPKNYHANNLIHINNCDSISRDTINNEENEIISDKYNDKLMSYKNYDSHNEQLLNEEKNNKNQKMKTKLNKKKQLNIYALNNNNHDDQQINNHMKDTPTDANINENIHTNKNTSVNISMDIENVSKTNKEKNIKKNIQMNQKGNNNVSNVTPTITNPKKIKMNNTVKKKSIQEVTTLQSNKNTVLKIKGGEEKQKKIIQTKNITSKIPNKNSTNKGETVLVPSKKKEKLMNNSEKKDKEENCLNKENRLINQKIMNTSINFDDTQNLSDEDKFIFDSYLNEENTKKESLQEIISNQVRQFEQIFL